cggcgtgaaaaatggaacaaaatgagcgcttaaacgtcgaaatatcactattattaatgaaataactgttaaattgcctgaaaatgtaaaaaggacTGCACTCTTCTAGTTGCGGGGTTTGTTTCGTCGTTAGAAACAGCGCGattgtcacgtcccgcgctacgcacgtgccgtaacgaaaactacaataagtaaattacatgAGCGATCATTTTAAcacacaataaactaaaaagattataaaaataataaaataaaataaaacactaacaaaagattaatcaaatgtAGACGCACGTGATACTATTACATAAGGGCGTCTAACGATTtggaatatacgtacatatataagaaacgcgaagatacatcaaatagaatcaattaaaaactaattaataaactacgATTATGTACGAATTAACAATCCAAATGGTTAGCCGATCAATTAAGAACAATCTATGATTTGACAGTTGGATAAACTACGGTCTAGGATCTTAATCAATCAAGACTAAttcgcgatttgaataatttaagaaattaaacaaggaaagcaattaaaatatagaattctaCACTATTAAGACTAGTTAACAtgtaagtaaatttaaagaaactatatatgaaaagtatattgtaaaatatatatatatatgtgtgttttatattattaaaccaaacaagtaaatacgtaacaaataaaatttttggtGACAGCGGTGGGATACTGACCACGGAGGATTAAAGTTGTTATGATCAGTGGATGCCTTTCACGGAGGATTAAAATTGTTATGATCGGTAGAATCCGCTTTACGgaggaaaaagttgttatGATCAGTGGATGCCTTTCACGGAGGATTAAAATTGTTATGATCGGTAGAATCCGCTTTAAGgaggaaaaagttgttatGATCGGTGGATTGCCCTTCACGGAAGATTAAAGTTGTTATGATCGGTGGAATCCGCCTTACGAAGGACTAAAGTTGTTATAATCGTTAGGATCTGCTTCATAAGgaattaaagtttcattaGTATTGacagaaaaatacataatatatatatacttaagAAAATATGGCGACCTCACCAGAATTATTAGACGAAGACGTGAGCTTGACATTATCAGAGAAACTTAAAGCATGGGATGTAAATTTCCGTACGATGTATACAAAACTTCATGAATTACAAGACGAGATGCGTTCAATAAAGATTAAGCAAGAACCCGTGACACCTACATCACCCACGATAATTCAAGGAGAGACAATACCGATACAAGGCAACTCacaatcaattaaattaaaagacgCGATTGAATCAGTACCCGTATTTGACGGACATCGACCGtcagtatttcaatttttaagagCATGCGAGCGTGCACGAAAGATGATTCCTAAACATCAAGAGCCTCagttagtaaaattattaacgaatAAGCTTCGCGGACACGCGTTCCTCGCGGTGGAAGACACCGAGCTAGTAAGCTTAAAcgattttgcaaataaattaaaagatatgttCGGGCCTGGAAAAACGGTTAACGAATATAAGGGCGAACTAGCGACNNNNNNNNNNNNNNNNNNNNNNNNNNNNNNNNNNNNNNNNNNNNNNNNNNNNNNNNNNNNNNNNNNNNNNNNNNNNNNNNNNNNNNNNNNNNNNNNNNNNNNNNNNNNNNNNNNNNNNNNNNNNNNNNNNNNNNNNNNNNNNNNNNNNNNNNNNNNNNNNNNNNNNNNNNNNNNNNNNNNNNNNNNNNNNNNNNNNNNNNNNNNNNNNNNNNNNNNNNNNNNNNNNNNNNNNNNNNNNNNNNNNNNNNNNNNNNNNNNNNNNNNNNNNNNNNNNNNNNNNNNNNNNNNNNNNNNNNNNNNNNNNNNNNNNNNNNNNNNNNNNNNNNNNNNNNNNNNNNNNNNNNNNNNNNNNNNNNNNNNNNNNNNNNNNNNNNNNNNNNNNNNNNNNNNNNNNNNNNNNNNNNNNNNNNNNNNNNNNNNNNNNNNNNNNNNNNNNNNNNNNNNNNNNNNNNNNNNNNNNNNNNNNNNNNNNNNNNNNNNNNNNNNNNNNNNNNNNNNNNCTCAAGGCAATTGAAGTTAGTTTATCTATCCATTTCAACTGACAGTTATGTTCTACGGAATGGGTACACTTGCTTCTATGGTGATTAATTATTCACAAGGTATTTTCCACTTTaactgttttaattattttattggattaacacgttttatgtttatataatgGTTAAGGTGTACACATagcaatttccttttttttttcttttaggtTTCCACTATCTGTACTATTCGACAAGCAGTATCGTACTTCCTTGGttctattacaatattattataatattatatttttttattaagacAATTAAGGTTAATCTATCTGTTTGTTTTAGCCGGTCGTCATAGATCATGTTCTACGAATATGCCCGCATAACCTGTATTTGCACATACACTTCCTTCTACGATGATTAAGTGTTTGCAAGGTAACTGTCACCTTTCTTGCCTTTAATAGCTTGAGTAATAGTTAGAATACACATAaaactttctctcttttttttttcttttagattcACATACCATCGTTCTTCATCGCCTCGTAGCATTGTTCTGGCTATAATCTATTTCGGTTATGCGCTAGttttaatttgttcaaatGCACTGTTCGCGGGACTCCTTTTACTTCAATCTTAACGTTttgattttgcaaaatttctaaTACTTTATGTGGACCGGAATATTGATCGGAGAGCTTCTCTTTGTTAGGTTCTTTTAGTAAGTATACTAGATCTcctattttgaaattttgcggGTTGATTCGTTTATCGTAGTattcttttgattttaatttggattttatcaaattttctcttGCCATTTGTTGTACAGTGTTGACTTTATCGAACAGATCTCTAAGGTATTCTGCGTATGTTAGTTCCATGTTTTCTTCAATCGTTATTTCACCCGTTGGTTCTCTGGCTAAGTGTCCAAAGACCAGCTCGTGTGGGGAGAATTTTGTTCCTTCGTGTACGGAGGTATTATAAGAAAACATGGCTAGTTCCACCCATTCGTCCCAATTTTTTGAGTTTTCAATATATAACTTGAGGTATTCTTTCAATACATGGTGTGACCTTTCTATAGAGCCATTGCTTTGTGGGTGATATGCCGTAGTggtgtatctttttattcgaaatttcttaGCTACCTTTTTCATTAGTGAAGATGTAAAATTCGTCCCTTGATCTGTCAAGATTGCTCTTGGTGACCCGAATCGACAAATGAATTGCTTAATAAAAACGTCTGCTATTTCGGCCGAAGAGGTTCCCTTAATCGGAATCCCGAGAGAGTACTTCGTTAATAAATCTTGAATCGTCAGTATAtattcgttttccttttgtgTCTTTGGTAATGGGCCGACAATATCCATACTGATTTTATCAAATGCTCTCCCCGGTGTGTCAGTAAGTACCATTGGTTGTTTCAAATGATCAGCATCCCGCTTTTGATTTGAATTTCTATCAGGGTATTTACTTACGCACTTTTCTTCCCAGGTTATTGCTCTTGCTCTTTTCCAGACATCTTCCTCTATATTCGGGTCGTTTAGACGATTCCGCGACGGCGGTACAAATCTCCGATGCTGGTGGTTGTTTCCGATGTAATTACTATTGTATAGGGGACGAGCGTTGTTTCGGTTATAATTAATCGGAGGTGTCGAACGTTGGTATTGCATTCTATCACTTGTTCGTTTTAATTCTCGTGTTGCTTTCACTGCTTGGCAATACGCATCGTCCAAGGATTCATATCCTGCTATCTTTACTCTTAAATACACCTCGTTTGGGAGCCCTTTAACGAAAGCCTCCCTCGTGTCTCGATCTATTCTATCTTGAAATATGGTTCTGTACTCGTATCTTTCACCGTCCATTATTGCTAACCTAAGGTTTTTAACGCGGTCTATATAGTCCAATATATCTTCCCCTGGCCGCTGGAAGACCGTTGCTAATTCGCCCTTGTATTCGTTGACCGTTTTTCCAGGCCCGaacatgttttttaatttatttgcaaaatcgTTTAAGCTTACTAGCTCGGCGTCTTCCACCGCGAGGAACGCGTGTCCGCGAAGCTTATNNNNNNNNNNNNNNNNNNNNNNNNNNNNNNNNNNNNNNNNNNNNNNNNNNNNNNNNNNNNNNNNNNNNNNNNNNNNNNNNNNNNNNNNNNNNNNNNNNNNNNNNNNNNNNNNNNNNNNNNNNNNNNNNNNNNNNNNNNNNNNNNNNNNNNNNNNNNNNNNNNNNNNNNNNNNNNNNNNNNNNNNNNNNNNNNNNNNNNNNNNNNNNNNNNNNNNNNNNNNNNNNNNNNNNNNNNNNNNNNNNNNNNNNNNNNNNNNNNNNNNNNNNNNNNNNNNNNNNNNNNNNNNNNNNNNNNNNNNNNNNNNNNNNNNNNNNNNNNNNNNNNNNNNNNNNNNNNNNNNNNNNNNNNNNNNNNNNNNNNNNNNNNNNNNNNNNNNNNNNNNNNNNNNNNNNNNNNNNNNNNNNNNNNNNNNNNNNNNNNNNNNNNNNNNNNNNNNNNNNNNNNNNNNNNNNNNNNNNNNNNNNNNNNNNNNNNNNNNNNNNNNNNNNNNNNNNNNNNNNCACCAAAACCTACACCGGAAAACAATAAATCAAACCAAACACTGGAGGCAACAATcagatgaaaatattaaccAAATGAGTAAAATAACGTCAAGACACATCTCACGAAGTCTCTCCATGTACTGGGAGCATACAGCAGAGAAGATCGCTCTGACCACAAGAGCGGTGACACAGGAGAATATCCAGGACTCCGACAGAAGTCTCCTCAGGGAAGTGAGCCTTCGCACATTCATCTGTATCGTCTTCACGAGCCGCCTACACATTTTTTGGAATCTCTCCTCCTCTTGCGCTAAAACAATGCATACAAGATCAGGCAGACAAACGGACGAAACACCATAGGAAAGAGGacgaagttaaaataaataaaataatacatacttgtACAGGTTGGACAAATGCAGGTACTTCCATGTCCATAACCAACATAACCTGCACCCACagtggaaaatatataaactccaataaactaaaatatcgaggaaactaaaataaataaaaaccaacactaagaataatttattcgatttacaaTATCGAACATAACCGCCAAAACTACGCATTACCACGTACAAAAACacgcattaaaaattattatgaatcaaatgaaaatgaaaactatTACATAT
The sequence above is a segment of the Bombus pyrosoma isolate SC7728 unplaced genomic scaffold, ASM1482585v1 HiC_scaffold_4710, whole genome shotgun sequence genome. Coding sequences within it:
- the LOC122577442 gene encoding uncharacterized protein LOC122577442 isoform X2, whose protein sequence is MVFHPFDLLYFIGVYIFSTVGAGYVGYGHGSTCICPTCTTQEEERFQKMCRRLVKTIQMNVRRLTSLRRLLSESWIFSCVTALVVRAIFSAVCSQYMERLREMCLDVILLIWLIFSSDCCLQCLV
- the LOC122577442 gene encoding uncharacterized protein LOC122577442 isoform X1; protein product: MNTALSFDVCLCVMVSGFDSSVRYRRSNNPFLVFILFILSLFGILVVPYGYVGYGHGSTCICPTCTTQEEERFQKMCRRLVKTIQMNVRRLTSLRRLLSESWIFSCVTALVVRAIFSAVCSQYMERLREMCLDVILLIWLIFSSDCCLQCLV